The window CCGGCCGCTGACGGTGGTCGGCAATAATTTCGTCGCCAACCGGCACCATGTCCGTCTCGGGGATTTTTTTCGCGGCGACATCAGGCTCGGCCGCAACTGGTTCGGAACGCGTGATCGCCGAAAGATCGATGCCCTGCTCTATGACCGTGGAGAGGATGCGACCATCGGCAGCCTGCAGGCCGAACCGACCGACAGCTGGTTGCCCGGAACCGGACCGCGTCCCGCGGCGCTGCGCCTGGAACCGGATACTGAATTGTTCGGTGGTGGGTTTTTCGATGCCGGCGCGGTCAGTGACGGTCAAACGCTTTACCTCCCCGGATGGGATGGTTCGGCCTACGCCTTCGACAGTCGTGGACAACTGGTCTGGAAGCAGGCGCTCGGCGAGGTGGCCGATGCCGATCCGGCGCTGGATGATGAACGCCTCTACCTGCAGACCTGGGGGCGGGAGGTGCTGGCGCTTGACAGGAGCAACGGCCGTCCGCTGTGGCGTTTTCGTTATCCCGAATCGGTCCATGACGACCATCGCCAGGGCGGGCTGGTCCGGATTGGGGAACAGCTGCTGGTGCCGGCCTGGAACGGACGTCTTTACGCCCTTGACGCGGGCAGCGGCAAGCTGCTTTGGGAGCAGGACTGCGGGGCTCCGCTGCGTGCCGCGCCGGCGGTTGCCCGGGGGCGTATCTTTCAGCCCGGCGGCAGCGGCCGACTGAGCATCCTCTCGCTTGACGGGCAGCTGCTGAACACGCTCGACCTGGGCGCGCCGCTGCTGTCGACGCCGTCGGTGACCGCCGTAGGGGTCATCCTGGTCACTCGCGGGGGAGTGGTACTGGCTTTCGATGATGACGGCCGGCAGCTGTGGCGGCGCGACCTGGCCGAGACCTGCTATTACGGGGCGCCGGTCTTCAGTGACGGACTGCTCTATCTCGCCACCGCCGCCGGGCGGCTGCACTGCCTGACCGCCGACCGGGGAGAACTGCTCTGGAGTGTCGACCTTGCGGGCCCCTCCTATGCCACGCCGCTGGTTGCCGGGGGGCGGATATTCGTCGGTGACAACCGTGGCGTGATGCAGGTTTTTAACGCATTGAACGGTGACCCGCTCGCCCGGGCGGATTTCACCAATGCCATTCAGTCGACCCCGCTGCTGATTGACGGGCGACTGGTTTTCGGCGCCCGTGACAGCCGGATCCATTTTCTGCGGCTGCGCGAGGACTGATTCAATACTGAGTTTTCGCAACGCCATCATTGCTGAAGGAGAAACCATGGAAGAGAAGAAGGGGACGCAGAACCAGCAGGAGCTGCGCATCGAAATCCAGCTTGATGAAGAAACCGCCCAGGGCTGCTATGCCAACCTGGCGGTGGTCAATCATACCGATGCCGAGTTTACCCTCGATTTCATTTTTGTTCAGCCCCAGGCACCGCGGGCCAAGGTGCGTTCGCGGGTGATCACCTCGCCGCGGCATGTCAAGCGGTTGATCCAGGTGCTGCAGGAGAACATGGCGCGTTACGAAGCCCGGTTCGGGCCGGTGACGGTCGAGCCCGGGCCGGAACGGGAACCGGTCGGGCATTATCACTGAGGCCGCTGGCACGGAACTTGTTTGTATGTCCGGAGGTTCCAGCCTCCTTGCGGTGGTTTTTCTCAGGAGAAGGATGTCATGAAACAGAAAGTTCGTTTGCTGGTCGGTTGTTTCGTCGTGCTGCTGGTCTGCCTGTCGTTGTCGCCGGGGAGCGCTCGGGCCTGCGTCGGCAAGACCCTGGTCCTCGGCGCGGTCAACAATCCTCAGCAGCAGGTTCTCGCGCAACTACTGGCGGTGCTGATCAGTGAACGGACCGGGACCACGGTCAAGGTGGTCAATTTCGACAATCACCGGCAGATTCACCAGGCCTTGCTGAAGGCTGACCTCGACATGTACATCGAGTATACCGGCGCCGGGCAGGTTGACATCCTCCATGGCGAACCGATCACCGACGCGAAACAACTCTACCAGGCGGTGAAAAAGACCTACAATCAGGATCTCAACCTGATCTGGCTCAAGCCGCTTGGTTTCAGTGCCGAGGGGGTTGCCCCCCCCGGGGTTCCGGCCGAGGCGGCGCCGGTGGTACGCAAGGACACGCTGAAAAAGTTCCCCGCCCTGGCGCGCCTGATCAACAAGCTCGGCGGCCGGGTTGATCAGGATGAAATCAGGCAATTGGAAACCGCGGCCGCCAGTCAGCCGCCGCGCCGGGTGGCCCGGGCTTTCCTCAAACAGAAACGACTGATCTAGTGAATCGTCGCGCCTTCATCCGCCGCAGTCTGCAGGTTGCGGCCCTGACGGCCGTCGGAGGTCTTCCCTGCCTTGATCTGCAGGCCCTGCCGGCGGTCGCGGCCGACCCGCCCCTGGCTCTGCGCAAGGGTACCGATATCCCCCGGCTGGTGCGTGAAACGGTTGCCGCCCTGGGCGGCATGCGGCGATTTGTCAAACCGGGGGAGACGGTGGTGGTCAAGCCGAATATCGGCTGGGACCGTACCGTTGAGATGGCCGCCAATACCCACCCCGAGGTTGTCAGGGAAGTTGTCCTGCTCTGTCTTGAAGCCGGTGCCGGGCGGGTGAGGGTGTTCGACCGGACCTGCAATGATCCGCGTCGCTGTTACCGCCAGAGCGGTATCGAGGATATCCTGCGGGAGATTCCCGACAAGCGGCTGCGGGTCGAACACATGGATCGCCGCGCCTATCACGAGCTGGCTATCGCCGGCGGCGTCAAGCTGAATCGCTGGTCCTTTTACCGGCCCGCCCTAGAGGCGGACCGCTTTATCAACCTGCCGATCGCCAAGCATCATTCGATCTCGGGCCTGACTCTCGGGATGAAGAATGTCATGGGAGTGATCGGCGGCAATCGCGGGGTCCTGCACCGCGGTATCGATCAGGCCCTGGTTGACATCAACCAGGTGGTTCACACCGATCTGACCATCATCGACGCGACCCGCATCCTGGTCGCCAACGGTCCCCAGGGAGGACGGCTGGAGGATGTTGAAGTGCGCAACACCCTGATCGCGTCCCCCGATATTGTCGCCGCCGATGCCATGGGCACCACTCTCTTCGGCCTGCAGCCGGCGGATCTCCCCTCGGTCGTTGCCGGTGCCCGTCGCGGGCTCGGGGTGATGGACCTTGACCGGGTGCGGATGGTCTGATGAACGGTCTGCGCCGCCTGCGGATCGTCTGCCAGCTCGGCTGCCTGCTCGGCTTCTTCTGGCTGTTTGTGGCCACTGAATATCGTGGTCTGGATGAACTCCCTTACCCGGTCTCGCTGCTCTTCCGCATCGACCCGCTGGCCGCCCTGGCCGATTTCTTCGCCCCCGGCGCCTTCGCCTGGCGCCTGCTCTGGCCGGCACTGCTGGTCATCGTCGCGACCGGTCTGCTCGGACGTTTCTTCTGTGGCTGGATCTGTCCGTTGGGAACCACCCTCGACGGTGCCGGCAGACTGCTGAAAAGCCCCGGCGGCAGGCCCCGCCCGGGGCTGCGCAAGATCAAGTACCTGCTGTTGCTGGGCCTTTCCGCCGCCGCCCTGTTCGGCGTCCAGGTTTTCGGCTGGTTTGACCCCTTAAGCCTGTTTCTGCGTACCCTGACCTTCAGTCTCTATCCGGTCTACAACCTGTTCGCCAACCGGGTTTTCGATTTTTTCTATGACCATCAACTGCCGCTGATTTCTGACCTGGTCAATGGCGCCTATCCCTTCTGGCGCGATCACCTGATGGCCTTTCAGCAGCCGGTTTTTGCCCTCGGGCTTTTTACCGCGCTGGTTTTTCTCGCGGTGCTGCTGCTGGAAAAGTTCGAGCGTCGTTTCTGGTGCCGCAACCTCTGCCCCCTCGGCGCTCTGCTCGGTCTCTGTTCCCGTCACGCGCTGGTGCGCCGTGAACCGGCGTCGCTGTGCAGTGACTGCAGCCGCTGTCAGAGCGCCTGCCGCATGGCGGCAACCGGCAGCGACGGCCACGCCCGCAGTGAATGCGTCCTCTGTTTCGAGTGCACTGAATACTGCCCCGCAGAGCGGGTCCGTTTCGGTTTTCACAGCCGTGAAGGATCCGGGCAGGTCGATCTGCGGCGCCGCGAGGTGGTCACCGCTCTGGCGGTCGGGGCATTGGTCGGTCCGACCGCTTCCATTGCCCCGGCGGCGGCTTCCGCCGATTCCTACCTGCTGCGACCGCCGGGAGCGGTGGCCGAAGATGAATTCCTGCGCCGCTGCATCCGTTGTGGAGAATGTCTCAAGGTCTGTATCGGTCGGGCCCTGCAGCCAGCCTGGCTCGACGCCGGCCCGCTCGGGTTGTGGACCCCGCGCCTGGTGGCGCGTTTCGGCTACTGTGAATACAACTGCACCCTCTGCGGGCAGGTCTGTCCGACCGGGGCCCTCCGCCCGCTGACACTTGAACAGAAGCACAAGACGGTCATCGGCCTGGCGGTTCTCGACAAGGACCGCTGTCTGCCCTATGCCCGCAATGAAGAATGCCTGGTCTGTGAGGAACATTGTCCGACCGGTCGCAAGGCGATTGTTTTTGAACAGAAGCAGGTCCTGGTGCGGAGCCGGATCAAGATGTTGAAAATTCCGCGGGTGGTGGGAAAGCTGTGCATCGGTTGCGGTATCTGCGAAACCAGGTGCCCGGTCGAGGGGCGCTCCGCGATTCGGGTCACGAACGAGAACGAAAGCCGCAGGAAGCGTGATGGCCTGGCCTGGAAGGCTGATGAAAAACGCCCATCTGCTTGATAGTGTTGCTGTTGCTGGTGCCGCCCGGCCTGCTCCGGGCCCAGTCCGCCGACCGGAGAAGAACGTCAGGCCACCATCGCTTCGACCCGGTTGCGGCCGGCGCGCTTGGCGTTGTAGAGGGCGTAGTCGGCCTCCCGGATCAGGTCATCGAGTGACTGAACCGTATCCGCCGGCGTGGTGGCGATGCCGAAACTGGCGGTCATCCGCAGTTGACTCAAATCTTCGAAAACCAGTTTTTCGGTGGCCTGCCGGAGCCGCTCGGCGACCTGCGCCGCTTCTTCAATGCCGGTTTCCGGCAGGATCAGGGCAAACTCTTCGCCGCCGTAGCGGGCGGCGGTGTCGTACTGCCGCAGGTGTTGCTTGAGCAGCGTGGCGAGTCCCTGCAGAACCGCATCCCCCTTCTGGTGCCCGTAGGTGTCGTTGATGGTTTTGAAATGATCAATATCGATCATGATCATCGACAGAGGGGCGTTCTTTCGCTGGCTGCGCTCGAATTCCTTGGCCAGCCCCTCCATCATGAAGCGGCGGTTGTTGAGTCCGGTCAGCGGGTCGGTATGCGAGAGTTCCAGCAGCATCTGGTTGCTCTTTTTGAGCTTGTCCTGCAGTGACTTGATTTTCAGCTGCACCTTGACCCGGGCGATCATTTCGGCCGGGTCGAAAGGCTTGGTGACATAGTCGCTGGCTCCCTCTTCCAGTCCGCGGACCTTGGTTTCACTGTCCTCGCGTCCGGTCAGCATGATGATCGGGATATCCTGCAGTTCTTCCCGGCTGTTCATCATCCTCAGAAATTTGAAGCCGTCCATCCCCGGCATTTCAACATCACAGAGAATCAGGTCGATCGGTCGATTCAGGGCGGTTTTGAAGCCCTCGATGCCGTCACCGGCCTCGTAGACGAATTTGAACAGGGATTTTTCCTTCAGGATATCGATGACCTGCTGCCGGGCAAGTTTCGAATCGTCAATGATCAGGATGGCTGATTTCATAGGTTCCTCGTCTTCGAACAGGAGATGGTCCCTATTTATAACGTCCCGGCAGGCGTTGTAAAGTTTCTCAGCGGGTATAATGGTAGAAAGCACTGCCGCCCCTTACCGTAGGAGGTGTCTTATGTCGTTGGTCAAGACCTGGTATGAACCGCAGGCCGCTGCTGATAAATTCGGTATTCCTCTTTCCCGGGTGAAGGCCTGGGTCGATGACGGACTGGTCCGGTTCGAGAATGAAGAGGGAAAACTTGTCCGCGTCAATATTGACGATGTGAGACTGGAAGTTGAGACCATGGTACGCTTCAACTGACCCGGACTATAGTTCTTTTCGACTCCTGTCATCAAACCATTAGCCCGTTTTTTTTCTGCCCGGCAGGGAAGGAAAACTGTTTGACATGAGGCCTGATTGCACCCTGGTGGTGATCGGCGGCGGAATTGTCGGTCTGGCGACTGCCCGAAAGTTGCTCGAAGTACGGCCTGGATTGCGGTTGCAGGTGCTGGAAAAGGATGCCGAGGTCGCCTGTCAGCAGACCGGTCACAACAGCGGTGTCATCCATTCCGGGCTCTATTACCGGCCAGGTTCCCTCAAGGCCCGTCTCTGCGGAGAGGGGCGGGAAGCGTTGTATGACTATTGCCGGCGGCGGGAGATTCCCTTTGAACGCTGTGGGAAGCTGGTTGTGGCGCTGGATGCGGAAGAAGTCCAGCGCCTTGAAGCTCTGCAGCGACGCGGCGAGGCCAACGGGCTTGAGGGCCTGCAGTGGCTGGATAAGGCCGGACTGAAGCGGTATGAGCCGCATGTCGCGGGGATCTCCGGACTGTGGGTGCCCCAGACCGGGGTGGTTGACTATCGCCGGGTCGCGGCGGCCCTGGCCGAGGATATCGAGGCGGCCGGGGGAGAGGTGGTGACCGGTTGCCGGGTCGGGCGTATTCGGCCTGCCGGGGATGGTTTCTTCCTTGAGACCAGCCGTGGCCGCAGGCGCTGTCGTTACCTGGTCAACTGCGCCGGTCTGCAGAGCGACCTGGTCGCGCGGCGCGCCGGTCTTGACCCGGCGGTACGCATCGTACCGTTTCGCGGCGAGTATTATCATCTCGGCGAGCGGGGGGCTGGACTGGTCCGGCACCTGATCTACCCGGTACCGAATCCCGACCTGCCCTTTCTCGGTGTTCATTTCACCCGCGGCATCGATGGTCGGGTCGAGGCCGGGCCGAACGCGGTGCTGGCCTTCAAGCGTGAAGGGTACCGGCGCTGCGATGTCTCTCCCATTGATCTTCTGCAGACCCTGAGTTATCCGGGGTTCTGGAAAATGGCCGCCGGATTCTGGCGGATCGGCATCGCCGAATGTCACCGTTCCCTGAGCCGTCAGGCATTCCTCGCCGATCTGCAACGCCTGTTGCCGGACCTGAACGCCGCCGATCTGCGGGATTGGGGCAGCGGCGTCCGTGCCCAGGCGGTGGATCGGCACGGGACGCTGGTCGATGATTTCGTCATCGCGTCGGCGCCGGGCATGATCCATGTTCTCAACGCGCCCTCGCCGGCGGCGACCGCCGCGCTGGCGATTGCCGGAGAGATTGTGCGGCGGGCGCAGGAGGAATTCGGACTTTGATTTTCTCCCGGGAGCGCTGGCGAACGGGCGCGAAACTGCTTTTTTCGATTCTTAATCTCAGCAGCCTCCGCTGCAGTCACAGCTCGCTTCCTTGCCGGTCAGCCAGCCGTAGATGATGGCACTGGCGCAGCCGACCCCGGCTTCGACCTTGAGGGCGTCAAAGGCGCAGTTTTTGGCGCAGGCACCGCATTCCATGCAGCGCTCGCGGGCGTCGATGCGGGCCTTGCCGTCCTCCACCCGCAGTACGGCGTGGGGGCAGACCTGTTGGCAGAGTCCGCAGCCGGTACACTTCCCGCTGTCCAGTTGAAGACTGACGTATTCGTTCAGATAAGCATATTCGCGCATCGCGGGACTCCTTTCAAAAAGCCGCCCAGAGCCAGCTTCCGGCAGCAATCAGGAGTGCCGCCGCCTGCAGGGGGATTGACCGGCGCATTTCCTTTTCCACCCCGGACGGGGAGGTGAAGGTGCTGGAGCCGGTAAAATTCATCGCGTACCAGGAGGCGATGGCCGGCAGGGCCAGCAGCAGGGCGAATCCGTCAGCCGTGCCGAGGTCCCGGCCGAAGATCAGCAGCGTCAGTAGCGCGATGATGCTGCCGACCAGCGCCCCCTTTGCGGCAAAGGGCCGCCAGGGCAGCCAGGGCAGCAGTATCGGCGTGATGACCGCTCCGGCCAGCAGGCCGGCGATAAAGACCAGCAGCGCCCCGCCGCCGCGATGGACGAGCGCGTTGAAACTGAAAATCGAGGGGCCGATGCCGCCGAGAATCAGCACCGCCAGCAGCGCGTAGAGGGTCGGTCGACCGAGCCCGGTCAGTTCGACCGGGGTCAGAATCAGGCGGTCCCCGGTACTGAAACGGACGCGTCGCATCTCTTCGCCCGCCTGATATCCGGCATCGAGAAAGGCCGGCAGGTCGCTTGCCCGCACCGGGCCATAGATGACTTTGAAGCCGCAGTCGCGTCTGACCTCGTGGCCGGCAACGCCCGGCGCTCCGAGTTGCGGGACGATCAGCCGGCGGTGGCTGACGACCCGGTCCAGTCCGGTCTCTCTGACCCGACGGATGATTTCCTCTGTACCGAAGGTTCCCTTGCCGGCGGCACACCAGACGTTGATGCCGTGGGTTTCGAGGACCAGCAGCCAGAGATCGTGCCCCTGCAGTTCCCTGCGCAGGGCGTCGAAGCTGAGCTTGTAGTTGGCGCTGACCAGGACATCGGAATCGGCATCGGGGTTGCCGACGGCGTAGAGGCCGGGTGCGACCCGGTAACGGTCGCGACCGATGCCCCAGCGCATCTGCCAGCGACCGATATGGTCGAGGGTCGTCAGGCGGGTGCTCACCTGCGGCACCTCACCGACCGGCGTCGGCAGGAAGCCGCAGACGAAGTGCCAGAGACGGTGACCGGGGCGTTCCCAGCTATGGCGGATGGCGGTGTCATCCTCAGTGCAGCAACTGCTTTCGGTTGTCGTTTCGCAGCACCCGGGGGTGCCGCTGCCCTCCACTGCCGATGTTGGTGGTGAACAGCAGGAGGATATGCTGTCCTCCCGCGTCGAATCTGTCCGCGGCGGGCAGCAGGAAGATGTTGCCGGGTTATCGGCGGGTTTCGCTGTTTCGCTTTCAGCCGGTCCGCAGCTGCATTTCTGCTGTGATGAAGCGGGTTCTGCCATCGTTTTCTCCACCCTGATACTAGGTTGTCCTGAATCAGTGAACCCCTTGTCGGCGGATAGTGCAAGTCATTCATCCAACAGGAACCCACTATGAAAAAAGCCGGTCCGCATCTTAACGCGAACCGGCCCGGGGGTAAAGAATTCCGCGACTGGGGACTGTCTCAGATCGGGCGCCCGCCCATTGCCTTGAGGGTCGCATGGGCGTTGCGCAGCAGCTTTTCGGTCGTCTGCCAGTCAATGCACTTGTCGGTGATCGAGACGCCGTATTCCATTTTGCCGCGATCCTTCTGGATCGGCTGGTTGCCGGCCTTGAGATTGCTCTCGATCATCAGCCCGCAGATCGAGCGGTTGCCGGCCCTGAGCTGTTCGAGCACGCTGTCCAGAACCACGGCCTGGCGGTTGTGATCCTTGTTGCTGTTGCCGTGGCTGCAGTCGATCATGATGCCGCGGCTCAGGCCGGCTTTTTCAAGCTCCTGCTCAGTCGTCGCCACATCTTCGGGAGAGTAGTTGGGGCGGTTGCTGCCGCCGCGCAGGACGATATGAACATCCGGGTTGCCGATGGTATGCACGATGGAGGTGCGGCCCTCGCGGTTGACGCCAAGGAAGTAGTGGCTGTGATGGGCGGCCTGCATGGCGTCGAGAGCGATCCTGAGATTGCCGTCGGTGCCGTTCTTGAAGCCGACCGGGAAGGAAAGACCGCTGGCCATTTCCCGGTGGGTCTGGGATTCGGTGGTACGGGCACCGATTGCCCCCCAGCTGATGAGGTCGGCCAGGTACTGCGGGGTGATGGTGTCAAGCATCTCCCCGGCGATCGGGATCTGCAGCGAGGTGATGTCACTGAGCAGCCGCCGGGCAATGCCGAGTCCCTTGGAAATCAGGTGGGAGCCGTCGAGGTCGGGATCGTTGATCAGGCCCTTCCAGCCGATGGTGGTGCGCGGTTTCTCGAAGTAGACCCGCATCACCAGCAGCAGCTGGTCTTCCACTTCGCGGCTGAGAACCGACAGTTTCTCGGCATACTCCAGGGCCGCTTTCGGGTCATGAATGGAGCAGGGGCCGACGACGACGAACAGCCTGCGATCCTCACCCTTGAGAATATTCTTGATCGCATCGCGCGATTCGGTGACGAAGGCGGCGTCACGTTCACTGACCGGCAGAACCTGCTTCAGTTCCGCCGGGGCGATGATCGGGGTCAGGCCGCTGACGTTGAGGTTGTTGGTGCGCATCATGAGGGTTATCCTTTGGTCGGCGGTGGGTCTTGTTTTGCGCTTAATAAACAATGGTTTAGCAGCGACAAAGCAGTCATCTGAAGCGTGCGGCGGTACTGTAGCGGTTTTACCGGCGGTTGTCAAAAAGACCGCCCGGGGCCGCCTGCCGAAAGGTTTGACAGGCATGGCACGATTCTGTATAAATGTCCTTTGATCGTAATTTTTTCTCGTAAAAACCAAGGGTTAGAAAGGGTCGTCGAAGGCCATGGGGATTATCTTCGAGTCGTTGATCAGTATTGTCAACCTGGTTTTTCAAATCTACCTTTTCATTGTCATCGGTCGGGCTCTGATCTCATGGGTCAATCCCGATCCCTACAATCCGATCGTGCGCTTTCTGCACAACGCGACCGAACCGGTTCTGTACCGCATTCGCCGCCTCATCCCGCTGCAGTTCGGCGGGTTTGATTTTTCGCCGATCATCCTGATGCTGGCCCTGGAGGTCGGTCGCAAGCTGGTGGTC is drawn from Geothermobacter hydrogeniphilus and contains these coding sequences:
- a CDS encoding 4Fe-4S binding protein, with amino-acid sequence MNGLRRLRIVCQLGCLLGFFWLFVATEYRGLDELPYPVSLLFRIDPLAALADFFAPGAFAWRLLWPALLVIVATGLLGRFFCGWICPLGTTLDGAGRLLKSPGGRPRPGLRKIKYLLLLGLSAAALFGVQVFGWFDPLSLFLRTLTFSLYPVYNLFANRVFDFFYDHQLPLISDLVNGAYPFWRDHLMAFQQPVFALGLFTALVFLAVLLLEKFERRFWCRNLCPLGALLGLCSRHALVRREPASLCSDCSRCQSACRMAATGSDGHARSECVLCFECTEYCPAERVRFGFHSREGSGQVDLRRREVVTALAVGALVGPTASIAPAAASADSYLLRPPGAVAEDEFLRRCIRCGECLKVCIGRALQPAWLDAGPLGLWTPRLVARFGYCEYNCTLCGQVCPTGALRPLTLEQKHKTVIGLAVLDKDRCLPYARNEECLVCEEHCPTGRKAIVFEQKQVLVRSRIKMLKIPRVVGKLCIGCGICETRCPVEGRSAIRVTNENESRRKRDGLAWKADEKRPSA
- a CDS encoding YggT family protein, with translation MGIIFESLISIVNLVFQIYLFIVIGRALISWVNPDPYNPIVRFLHNATEPVLYRIRRLIPLQFGGFDFSPIILMLALEVGRKLVVGLIVMLAGSMGAW
- the lhgO gene encoding L-2-hydroxyglutarate oxidase, whose protein sequence is MRPDCTLVVIGGGIVGLATARKLLEVRPGLRLQVLEKDAEVACQQTGHNSGVIHSGLYYRPGSLKARLCGEGREALYDYCRRREIPFERCGKLVVALDAEEVQRLEALQRRGEANGLEGLQWLDKAGLKRYEPHVAGISGLWVPQTGVVDYRRVAAALAEDIEAAGGEVVTGCRVGRIRPAGDGFFLETSRGRRRCRYLVNCAGLQSDLVARRAGLDPAVRIVPFRGEYYHLGERGAGLVRHLIYPVPNPDLPFLGVHFTRGIDGRVEAGPNAVLAFKREGYRRCDVSPIDLLQTLSYPGFWKMAAGFWRIGIAECHRSLSRQAFLADLQRLLPDLNAADLRDWGSGVRAQAVDRHGTLVDDFVIASAPGMIHVLNAPSPAATAALAIAGEIVRRAQEEFGL
- the hgcA gene encoding mercury methylation corrinoid protein HgcA; amino-acid sequence: MAEPASSQQKCSCGPAESETAKPADNPATSSCCPPRTDSTREDSISSCCSPPTSAVEGSGTPGCCETTTESSCCTEDDTAIRHSWERPGHRLWHFVCGFLPTPVGEVPQVSTRLTTLDHIGRWQMRWGIGRDRYRVAPGLYAVGNPDADSDVLVSANYKLSFDALRRELQGHDLWLLVLETHGINVWCAAGKGTFGTEEIIRRVRETGLDRVVSHRRLIVPQLGAPGVAGHEVRRDCGFKVIYGPVRASDLPAFLDAGYQAGEEMRRVRFSTGDRLILTPVELTGLGRPTLYALLAVLILGGIGPSIFSFNALVHRGGGALLVFIAGLLAGAVITPILLPWLPWRPFAAKGALVGSIIALLTLLIFGRDLGTADGFALLLALPAIASWYAMNFTGSSTFTSPSGVEKEMRRSIPLQAAALLIAAGSWLWAAF
- a CDS encoding MerR family transcriptional regulator, whose amino-acid sequence is MSLVKTWYEPQAAADKFGIPLSRVKAWVDDGLVRFENEEGKLVRVNIDDVRLEVETMVRFN
- a CDS encoding glycine betaine ABC transporter substrate-binding protein, producing MKQKVRLLVGCFVVLLVCLSLSPGSARACVGKTLVLGAVNNPQQQVLAQLLAVLISERTGTTVKVVNFDNHRQIHQALLKADLDMYIEYTGAGQVDILHGEPITDAKQLYQAVKKTYNQDLNLIWLKPLGFSAEGVAPPGVPAEAAPVVRKDTLKKFPALARLINKLGGRVDQDEIRQLETAAASQPPRRVARAFLKQKRLI
- a CDS encoding 3-deoxy-7-phosphoheptulonate synthase — encoded protein: MMRTNNLNVSGLTPIIAPAELKQVLPVSERDAAFVTESRDAIKNILKGEDRRLFVVVGPCSIHDPKAALEYAEKLSVLSREVEDQLLLVMRVYFEKPRTTIGWKGLINDPDLDGSHLISKGLGIARRLLSDITSLQIPIAGEMLDTITPQYLADLISWGAIGARTTESQTHREMASGLSFPVGFKNGTDGNLRIALDAMQAAHHSHYFLGVNREGRTSIVHTIGNPDVHIVLRGGSNRPNYSPEDVATTEQELEKAGLSRGIMIDCSHGNSNKDHNRQAVVLDSVLEQLRAGNRSICGLMIESNLKAGNQPIQKDRGKMEYGVSITDKCIDWQTTEKLLRNAHATLKAMGGRPI
- a CDS encoding diguanylate cyclase is translated as MKSAILIIDDSKLARQQVIDILKEKSLFKFVYEAGDGIEGFKTALNRPIDLILCDVEMPGMDGFKFLRMMNSREELQDIPIIMLTGREDSETKVRGLEEGASDYVTKPFDPAEMIARVKVQLKIKSLQDKLKKSNQMLLELSHTDPLTGLNNRRFMMEGLAKEFERSQRKNAPLSMIMIDIDHFKTINDTYGHQKGDAVLQGLATLLKQHLRQYDTAARYGGEEFALILPETGIEEAAQVAERLRQATEKLVFEDLSQLRMTASFGIATTPADTVQSLDDLIREADYALYNAKRAGRNRVEAMVA
- the hgcB gene encoding mercury methylation ferredoxin HgcB, with protein sequence MREYAYLNEYVSLQLDSGKCTGCGLCQQVCPHAVLRVEDGKARIDARERCMECGACAKNCAFDALKVEAGVGCASAIIYGWLTGKEASCDCSGGC
- a CDS encoding PQQ-binding-like beta-propeller repeat protein — encoded protein: MRRLLVVALLLLTGCAGLKAGGRTLLEDRTINTDTVWQGDYLVDGKVRVVGGATLTIMPGTRLFFVRRDRDRDGLGDAAIEVEHGSLVALGTARQPIEFRSAEKDPRPGDWLEIKVDFARKLQLSYCLIRDSAHGLHAHFSKGSLEDSVLRNNIDGTRFGQGRYAVRRCLVVGNRGKGLNFRNSEMEIRDNILRGNRAGLFIFETDRPLTVVGNNFVANRHHVRLGDFFRGDIRLGRNWFGTRDRRKIDALLYDRGEDATIGSLQAEPTDSWLPGTGPRPAALRLEPDTELFGGGFFDAGAVSDGQTLYLPGWDGSAYAFDSRGQLVWKQALGEVADADPALDDERLYLQTWGREVLALDRSNGRPLWRFRYPESVHDDHRQGGLVRIGEQLLVPAWNGRLYALDAGSGKLLWEQDCGAPLRAAPAVARGRIFQPGGSGRLSILSLDGQLLNTLDLGAPLLSTPSVTAVGVILVTRGGVVLAFDDDGRQLWRRDLAETCYYGAPVFSDGLLYLATAAGRLHCLTADRGELLWSVDLAGPSYATPLVAGGRIFVGDNRGVMQVFNALNGDPLARADFTNAIQSTPLLIDGRLVFGARDSRIHFLRLRED
- a CDS encoding DUF362 domain-containing protein yields the protein MNRRAFIRRSLQVAALTAVGGLPCLDLQALPAVAADPPLALRKGTDIPRLVRETVAALGGMRRFVKPGETVVVKPNIGWDRTVEMAANTHPEVVREVVLLCLEAGAGRVRVFDRTCNDPRRCYRQSGIEDILREIPDKRLRVEHMDRRAYHELAIAGGVKLNRWSFYRPALEADRFINLPIAKHHSISGLTLGMKNVMGVIGGNRGVLHRGIDQALVDINQVVHTDLTIIDATRILVANGPQGGRLEDVEVRNTLIASPDIVAADAMGTTLFGLQPADLPSVVAGARRGLGVMDLDRVRMV
- a CDS encoding DUF3467 domain-containing protein, with translation MEEKKGTQNQQELRIEIQLDEETAQGCYANLAVVNHTDAEFTLDFIFVQPQAPRAKVRSRVITSPRHVKRLIQVLQENMARYEARFGPVTVEPGPEREPVGHYH